A single genomic interval of Eurosta solidaginis isolate ZX-2024a chromosome 3, ASM4086904v1, whole genome shotgun sequence harbors:
- the LOC137244275 gene encoding uncharacterized protein isoform X1, which yields MLELGVIEEAPSSAWSSPGVLIVKPGKVRFCLDSRKLNEVTLKDAHPIPIIEGLLSRLPPVHYISKIDLKDAFWQIGLEKQSREKTAFTVPNRPFGLCNAPQTMCRLMDKVIPYNLKNNVFVYLDDLLVVSSSFNEHLVHLSEVSALLRKAGLTINIRKSKFGLSQVNYLGFVVGNGSLQVDKEKISAIQNYPIPKTVRQLRRFLGMTGWYRRFIDDYASTTFHLTELLSKKKQFVWNSEAQQAFEDLKEKLTSAPILLHPNYNKPFILQCDASQVGVGACLMQEDDNGQERPIAYMSQKLNKAQRNYSVTELECLAVVLAIKRFRMYIEGMEFKVVTDHASLRWLMQQQDLSGRLARWAIKLQGFNFSIEHKKGSENVIADALSRMYEDVPESEVNVIELPVLPEIDLGSDAFNSPEYEELKLRFQSSNLPDFQVIDGYIYHRTEFATGNSDTDDNAWKLYVPTELRHNVISAAHEQPSAAHGGIAKTVERIRRRFYWPGMVIQIREYVLSCESCQTSKTPSKPLRPPMGQQIVSDRPFQILYMDLIGPFPRSKKGNIGLLIVLDHLTKFVFLKPVKKFTSNLIMEYLKENIFDSFGIPESVVTDNGSQFKSKDFEHFLQKYGVSHITTAVYSPQSNASERVNRSINEALRSYIRKDQRDWDAFTSSINCALRNSLHQSLGYMPYFAVFGQHMITHAADYKLLRNLNLLSDNTVKLERSDNFQLIREVIKKNLEKAHLRNANS from the coding sequence ATGTTGGAACTAGGAGTGATAGAAGAAGCTCCAAGTTCGGCGTGGTCTTCACCCGGAGTGCTAATTGTCAAACCTGGAAAGGTTCGGTTCTGCTTAGATTCGCGCAAATTAAACGAGGTAACGCTAAAGGATGCACATCCCATTCCAATTATTGAGGGATTGCTAAGTAGGCTTCCTCCCGTGCATTATATTTCCAAGATCGACTTGAAAGATGCTTTCTGGCAAATTGGTCTTGAAAAGCAATCACGGGAAAAGACTGCCTTTACCGTTCCTAACAGGCCTTTTGGATTGTGCAACGCGCCACAAACTATGTGTAGACTTATGGATAAAGTGATACCAtataacttgaaaaataatgtttTCGTATATTTGGATGATTTACTAGTAGTGTCGTCTTCATTTAATGAACATTTGGTCCACTTGTCCGAAGTCTCCGCATTATTGCGAAAGGCTGGCTTGACTATTAATATTCGAAAGAGTAAATTTGGTCTAAGCCAAGTCAACTATTTAGGTTTTGTAGTGGGGAACGGATctctccaggtagacaaagaaaaaatttctgcaattcaGAATTACCCTATTCCGAAGACTGTACGTCAACTTCGGAGATTCCTTGGCATGACCGGatggtatagaagatttattGATGATTATGCTTCGACGACTTTTCATCTAACCGAGTTACTCTCCAAGAAAAAACAGTTTGTGTGGAATTCAGAGGCCCAGCAAGCTTTCGAGGACCTCAAAGAAAAATTGACTTCAGCACCCATTTTATTACATCCCAACTATAACAAACCTTTTATTTTACAATGTGATGCTAGTCAAGTAGGAGTAGGAGCATGTTTGATGCAGGAAGATGACAACGGTCAAGAACGACCTATAGCATACATGTCCCAGAAGCTGAACAAAGCGCAGCGGAATTATTCAGTGACAGAGCTTGAATGTCTAGCCGTTGTTCTTGCAATAAAAAGGTTTAGGATGTATATTGAAGGGATGGAATTCAAGGTGGTGACCGATCATGCTAGTTTGCGTTGGCTCATGCAACAACAGGATCTGAGCGGGAGACTAGCGAGGTGGGCCATAAAACTGCAAGGCTTCAACTTTTCAATTGAGCATAAAAAAGGAAGTGAGAACGTAATCGCGGATGCCCTGTCCCGAATGTATGAGGACGTGCCAGAATCCGAAGTTAATGTTATAGAACTTCCAGTCTTACCGGAAATTGATTTAGGCTCCGATGCCTTTAACTCGCCTGAATATGAGGAATTAAAACTTCGGTTTCAGTCCTCAAATTTGCCGGACTTCCAAGTCATCGACGGGTACATTTATCATCGTACCGAATTCGCAACTGGTAACAGCGATACTGATGACAATGCTTGGAAATTGTACGTGCCTACAGAATTACGTCACAATGTGATTTCTGCTGCCCACGAGCAACCATCAGCAGCGCATGGCGGGATAGCAAAAACGGTAGAACGTATTAGACGTCGGTTCTATTGGCCCGGCATGGTCATACAGATACGCGAATATGTGCTGAGCTGCGAGAGCTGTCAAACGTCGAAAACGCCATCAAAGCCACTACGACCACCAATGGGACAGCAAATTGTTTCAGATAggccttttcaaattttatatatggacTTGATAGGACCATTTCCGCGTTCCAAAAAGGGTAACATTGGCTTGCTAATTGTACTGGATCATCTCACGAAGTTCGTATTTTTGAAGCCAGTCAAGAAGTTTACATCGAATTTAATAATGGAATATTTGAAAGAGAATATTTTTGATTCTTTTGGTATTCCCGAGAGTGTCGTTACCGACAATGGTAGCCAGTTTAAAAGTAaagattttgagcattttttgcaaaaatatggtgTCTCCCACATCACAACAGCTGTTTATTCCCCTCAGTCTAATGCCTCTGAGCGAGTTAACAGATCTATCAACGAAGCCCTAAGAAGCTATATACGTAAAGATCAGCGAGATTGGGATGCATTTACCAGCAGTATTAATTGTGCGCTCCGAAACAGCTTGCACCAATCTTTAGGTTATATGCCGTATTTCGCAGTGTTTGGGCAGCACATGATTACACACGCCGCTGATTATAAGCTTCTGCGGAATCTGAATCTACTTAGCGACAATACGGTAAAACTGGAGCGTAGCGACAATTTTCAGTTAATACGGGaagtaataaagaaaaatctGGAGAAAGCTCATCTCCGAAACGCCAACTCGTAA